The Selenomonadales bacterium genome contains the following window.
CAACAAAGCCTTGGAAGGGCCCCTCGATGATACGCACAGACTCGCCAAGCGAATAATCGACGCGAATCTTGGGCTCTTCCATATTCATGGAGCGCAAAATTGCCTTGACTTCGCTGTCATTAAGCGGCGTCGGTTTGGTGCCGGAACCTACAAAGCCTGTTACGCCCGGCGTATTTCGCACGACGTACCAAGAATCGTCGGTCACGATCATCTCCACAATCACATAGCCCGGGAAAACTTTTTTCTTGACAAGCTTCTTTTTGCCGTCTCGGCCCGTCT
Protein-coding sequences here:
- the nusG gene encoding transcription termination/antitermination protein NusG; this translates as MAKNWYVVHTYSGYENKVKANLEKRVQSMEMEDKIFRVLVPMEDELETGRDGKKKLVKKKVFPGYVIVEMIVTDDSWYVVRNTPGVTGFVGSGTKPTPLNDSEVKAILRSMNMEEPKIRVDYSLGESVRIIEGPFQGFVGPIEEIIADRQKLRVRVNMFGRETPVELNFTQVQKL